In Candidatus Babeliales bacterium, the DNA window ATATTATGAAAAAATGTATTCTTTTCATTGCAGCCTTAAATTTGATTTATAGTGTTCATAGTTCTATCGCTATGGAAAATGATCCTTTTAATTTTAAGATTGCAGAGAAAAAGAGTGATATCTTATATATTGATCATGCATTAAAAATTACTGATCCTCAAAAACTTAACAAAATGTATGTTCGTTCTAATGGCAAAACGCCATTGCACTTAGCAATTCAATGTCAGAAAAAAACAAGTACTACCACGCTTATTGAAAATGGTGCAGATGTAAATAAAACAGACAAAGAAGATTTAACGCCATTAATGTACGCCATCAAGAGTAAAGATTTGTTATTAGTGAAGGAATTAATAAAAGCAGGAGCTGATGTTTCTAAAAGAACTGCAAAAGGAAACTGCTTAAATTATCTGTATAGTCTAAAGAAAGATGTTGGTTTGCCTGTTGAATTAAAAGGTATAGAAGATTATCTTTATTATAGGTTGCGTGTGTCTGTTACAAAAAGATTGGTTAAAGCAATTTTAATAGCAACCATGCTTTACTCGATCTACTCGATCACTAATTATCTTTTTAAGAGGTTTGTATAGACATGAAAAAACCCCGGTTAAAACCGGGGTTTTTTATTAGTAGCGATTATTTCTTTGTGAACGGAAACCGCCGCCGCCGCCGCCACCACCATGGGATGGACGCGGACGACTTTCTTTAGCATTAGCAGTGCTAACACGTAAGCGTCTTCCGTCAATTTCTTTGCCATCTAATTGCGCGATAGCTTCTTGCGCTTGTTCTTTTGAACCCATTTCAACAAATCCAAAACCTTTTGAGTTCCCGGTAAATTTGTCAGTTACTACTTTAGCAGAAACTACTTCGCCATAAGCTGCAAATAATTCTCTTAATTGATCTTCGGTTACCGAGTACGATAAATTTCCTACGTAAATATTCATTTTTCAGTTCTTCTTAAAAAAAATACATAAAATACATTAACACAAAATAGCACTTTTTCTCCTGCTACACAGATCCTTTCGTAAGATACAGGTTACACTTTACTTAACCAGTATATCACATTTTATAAAAAATGAAGAATAGTTCTTAGCAGAATATAGAGCGAGTTTGTAGAAAATACGTAAAAAGACATAATTGCCAGAAATAAAGCCATTAAGCCTACAGGGACAATTTGGCATATTTAACCCAAATCACATCAATAGCTGCATCGCGTGGGTTATTGATTTTATGGTAATAGGCAAAATTGTGTCAATTGCAGCAATTTTGTTCATTTTATCATTTAACTGTTTTATCTTTATTTAGTTCTTTAGTAAGATTTGTATACATTTTTTACCAGTGAGGAAAACATGCGAAAAATAGCGATTATTAACCAAAAAGGGGGGAGCGGCAAAACCACTACCACTGTAAATTTGGCGGCTAGTCTTGCTGAAAAAAAGCGTCGGGTGCTTTTAATAGATTTAGATCCGCAAGCATCAAGTACTATGTGGTATGGTTTGGCTAAAGACTTAAAGGGCATCTATCCAATATTTACTGAAAATGAGGATATTGGCAGCGTTGTTGTTAATACCGAATATGCGGATATTGATGTAATTCCAGCCTCATCATGGCTCATTGGGCTTGATAAGCGTTTAGCGCAAGAAGTTGGCGCTGAAACTATTTTAAAGCACAAACTTGATGAGGATGTGCTCAAAAAATATGATTATATTTTGATAGATTGCCCGCCAACCTTGGGTATTTTGACGGTTAATGCACTATGTGCAGTTGATGAGATTATTGTACCTGTTGAGGCTCGGTATATGGCTTTAAGTGGTCTTGTGCAATTGCTTGAAACCATCAATGTTATCAAAAAACGATTAAATCCTAATCTTAAAATTGCCGGTATTTTGCCATGTCGTGTAGACGGCAGAACAAAACATGCCAAAGAAGTAGTTGCTGAATTGCAAAAGAACTTTAAAGGAATGCTTTATGAAACAGCTATTAGAGAAAATATTCGCTTATCTGAGGCGCCATCATTTTCAAAGCCAATAACGGTATATGATAAAAATAGTAATGGAGCATGCGATTATCGTGCATTTGCCAAAGAAGTAGTTAAACAAGAATTATCCTGAAGGAGAAATTATGGAAAAGAAAAAAACAATGGGAAATAACCCATTAGAAGCGTATTTGACTACGCAAATTCAAGAAAAAGCCGAAGAAAAGGTTGCTTTAGCGCCAATAGCCAAAAAAAAGGAGCGGATCACCATACATTTGCCAGTAGATTTAATTGATCAGGTAAAAAATGTAGTGTATTGGGAGCCGGGATTAACTTTAACCGGATTTGCTGAATATGCTTTTGAGCAAGCACTCAAAGAGCAAGAAGGCCGTCGTGGAGAACCTTATCCAGAGCGGAAAGAAAAATCACTTAAAAGTGGTCGTCCTATGAGCTGAAATTATAAAGAGCCATTTTTGGCTCTTTATTTACTAAAAATTGCTAAAAATTGTTTGGGATGGCTAGTTTTTATATGCCTATAGAGAGTATTTTTGTGTTGAGCGGTACGGCATACACTACAATGAGGAATGGCGCTTGATATAGAAGGTTGTTTTTTTGTTGTTTTTGCAAGTTTTATATATTTTTTTGAGGCAATTGATAACAAACATTTTAGTTTTTTATTAGGATAGGAACTTGGGTTTTTATTATTGAGTGATATAGTTTTATTTTCCATAGCAAATTGAGGCAAGACAAATAGAACAGCGCCAAAAAGAGTTAAAAATATTTTTTTTAGCATAATTTTTCCTCAGTGATGAAATAAATTATCAAGACAGTGGTAGATTATAACAGGCGATTTTAAAAGTAAAATTAAAACCTATCTTTTTTATTTGTAATTTTTTGATAATAAGGTAGTATTATGAGCACTATTACTTATAAATCTAAATTACACGGAGAATTTTATGATAAATAATCGTCTTTTTTCTTTGCTAATATTGAGCGGTATGATGATATCTCTAACCTGTAAGGCTACTGAGGAAATATGTTCTGTTTCGCTTGAAAATGCTACCCAAGAATTAATTCCTCTGGTTATTGAGATTAAGAAATTTAATAAAAAAACAGAAATACAAAAAATTTCATTGGGTTCGGGTGCTTTGCATAAGGTTGAATTGAGAATTCAAACAAACACAGGAGCAAAAGATTCAATTCAGAAAATTTTTATTGGGAAGCAATTGATATTGTCGAGCTCTGTTTCTATTGAACCACAATCTAGAAGCGAAAAGACGAATGGTTTTAGCGGAAAAGAATATTATAAATATAAATTGGAAAAACGAGCTATTGAAAAGAGAGAAAATACTTTTGATAAGTTTTTAGGTTTATTTAGAAAATCTAGTAGCAATCCTGGTTTTAACTATGGAATAACAAGAACAAGAGTAACTGTCGGTTAAATTTTTTCTCAAATTTAAAAAAATTGCCCCCCAATTAAAAAAGTGAGGGCAATTTTTTTTGTCTTCTTATATAACTAAAGCAAATAACAATTGAATATTCAGATAGAATATTGCTATTATTGGTAATGATGGCATCAAACAAGAATAAGAAAATACATTTGTTGCCAACTATACAAAAAGGCCTTTTTTGGGATGTTTTTGCATGAATTGCGAAATTGGCCGTAAGTATTTCAGAATAAAAATAGGGGTAGAAAGTATGAAATTTTCCATCAAAATTATAGTCCTGATATTTGTTTGTAGCGTTTATTCTTCTCTTGAATTTGCAAAAGCAGGTCATTGGACCTTTGTAAATAAAACAGGCATCGATCTTTATCTAGTTACTGCCAGAGTAAAACCTGGAAAATCTTTGTCATCTCGAGCCATAAGAGGTTCTCAGCTTGGATTTTTTCTGAGTAAAGATCAAGATTCGATTGGTTCAAGAGCAGAAGTGGATACTTATGGAGATGAATGTATAAGAATTAATATTAGATATAGTTTTTCTGAAATTCGTTGTGAGCCAGGAACTTATGAGATTATTAAAGATGCATTTCACGGGTTTCAAATAACTAAAAAATAATACTTGTTTTATGAGGGAAGTTGAACATGAAAAGATTTATTAGTTTGCTATTATTTATATTTAGTTCGCATGTTGGCTTGCAAGCTGTTGATAACTATATTTTTGTCAATCCAAATTCTCTTACAATTAGCGCTGAAATTTTTAAAGTTAAAAAAGCAGATAAAACAAGAATCAGCAAAGTCTATGATAAAGATATCGCTTATAATCAATCTATAACTATGCATGCCAAAGATGCGAGCGAATGTTTTTTAGTTATTATTTCTCTGACCAAAGTTGGTAAAAAAGAAACCAAACAAAGCTTTGTTTGTGAAGGCCCGGGTACCTATCATATAAAAATGAATGGCATGCAAAAATTGACTTTTGAGAAAAAATAATTACTAATTTTTATAAAAAGTCAATTTTTCTTATTGTTTAAAGTAATGCCTTTTTTTGGTTAAGGTTTGGAGGGTATTTTTGTGTATTGTGTAAAATCTAGTCTAAAAAAGATTGAATATCCAGATTGAATATTGTTATTATAATAATAAAAGATATAAAGTTAATGAGGCTATTTTTAGGTGATAAAAGGAGAAAATATAGTGAAAAATTTAAAATATCTCATCTTAATTGGATTAGGTGTGCTTTCATGTGGCATTAGTGCCCAGATTGCGCAATATAATTTTAAAATTACCAATGAAACTAAAGATAACTTAAAAATTTGGGTAGAAATTGGTACTGATAGGCCTGGGATTAAAGCTAAATGTAAGGGTGCATCGTTTGATTTGCAAAGCAAACAATCTCAGGTAATACCAAGAGAAGCACCTTGTCAACTTACTCAAATAAAAGTTCAGAAAATAAATGAACAAGCGCAACCACTCGAAAAAGAAGCTACAAAGCTTATGGGTGAAGGTGAGTATTATTCAGCCAGAGCGCCACAACGCATGATTTCTATTAAAAAAGGATTTAGGGTATTAGGATTAGGTAGCCAATATAAATTATCGCCATCGCCAGTAACTTATGGAGATTAAGTTTTTATTTAAAATGATTTTTTACGCCGCATGGCCAATTAATATTAATTTATAACTTTCAAAAAGATGCAAAATGGCCGCAAATTCATAAATGGCTTAAATGGAAGGGTACATGTGAAAAATTTACAAAAACAAGCAGTTTTTTTATTAACTATTATATTGTCATGTTTTTCTTTAACTAATGCTTATACTTATAATTTTCTTAATAATACGGGAGAAAAAATTTTTGTTGAAGCATGGCAGATGGGGGTGAAGCCATCGAAATTTCGACCTAGCCGTTGCACAGAAAGACAACAAGTTTTGAATAAGGAATTAAATTCTTTTGAAGCTGTAAACGCAAAAACTAGTTGGTTCTGTTGTATTGATGAAATTAGAATTAATGGGAAAAAAATAATTCGTCCTGGTGATGGGCGTTCTGTATGTCCCAGTACACATGGGCAAACGTGGCTTATAATAAAAAAGAAAGATAGTTTTGATATAATTAAATAAACAGAGATTAATTTTTGAGAAGTTTAAATTTTCAAAAGATGAAAAAATTCAAAGTAGAGCGTATAAAAAAGAAAAAATAGGGTTAAAGATGAAAAAGTTTTTTTTACTTTTAATAATTCTTTGCACAGGATCATTACTTCAGGCCAAGGGGGAAATAAAAAAATATAAATTTACTTTCAGAAATGAAACCGGAGAAAAAGGGCCATTTCCAATTTTATTTT includes these proteins:
- a CDS encoding ParA family protein; translation: MRKIAIINQKGGSGKTTTTVNLAASLAEKKRRVLLIDLDPQASSTMWYGLAKDLKGIYPIFTENEDIGSVVVNTEYADIDVIPASSWLIGLDKRLAQEVGAETILKHKLDEDVLKKYDYILIDCPPTLGILTVNALCAVDEIIVPVEARYMALSGLVQLLETINVIKKRLNPNLKIAGILPCRVDGRTKHAKEVVAELQKNFKGMLYETAIRENIRLSEAPSFSKPITVYDKNSNGACDYRAFAKEVVKQELS
- a CDS encoding RNA-binding protein, whose translation is MNIYVGNLSYSVTEDQLRELFAAYGEVVSAKVVTDKFTGNSKGFGFVEMGSKEQAQEAIAQLDGKEIDGRRLRVSTANAKESRPRPSHGGGGGGGGFRSQRNNRY
- a CDS encoding ankyrin repeat domain-containing protein; the protein is MKKCILFIAALNLIYSVHSSIAMENDPFNFKIAEKKSDILYIDHALKITDPQKLNKMYVRSNGKTPLHLAIQCQKKTSTTTLIENGADVNKTDKEDLTPLMYAIKSKDLLLVKELIKAGADVSKRTAKGNCLNYLYSLKKDVGLPVELKGIEDYLYYRLRVSVTKRLVKAILIATMLYSIYSITNYLFKRFV